The genomic stretch CTGATAGCCAGAACTTCTGGCAATGAAGTCTAAACATGCTGGAGCAGCCCTATTCACCTCGACCATTATGTCACCGCCTCCTCCAACTTATATGCGCCTCGTCGCATCGCGTGGTTCGGTGGAACATCATTTCAGTTTCATTATCGGTAtcattgctgccattgctgccattgctgtcTATATCTAGAAAGGAACTTGAGGAGAGATTAAAACGACGCTATCGCCTGTCAAGCTGTTAGCCAAACACACCCATCGCCTCTGTGGATAATGGGGAGACCCGACCTCTTACAAACAACATTTCTGATTTCCTGCTAATGGTCTTGGAAAGCATTAGAGCCATATATAAGTGGTAGACCAGACAATGCTTCAACGCATACCTTGACCTCGTcgctctcctcctcgtcatcgtcgacgGCGTAGATGGTCTCTTCCACCTCGCCCAGCACCAGGTTGCAGTGACTATCGTAGGCCTGTCaaagcatcagcatcaagtcCAGTGCCACTCAATACTATGAAGTTGGCCATACGTGAagcttgcccttgagctCTCTGTCACCGCGCAGCTTGACGAAAACCACCTcgttcagcagcagcctcaccAGGTCGAGCGGCTCGGCCACATGGCTGGTCTCCTCTCCAAcatcggccatggctgcgtcGTAATTCTTCGTCGAATGTATGTATCGTCGGGCAATGAAAACGGACTGCTCGGTTCGAATATCGTGGCTCTGCAAGGGCGACTCTGCTGCTCGACTTTGGGTagctttggcgatggccttgtcaaaAAAGCTAGCCTTGCCCCTCCATTGCCGTGGAAAATCCTCGGCAGACGCAACACCGCTGCAAGCGCATCGAGTTTTCCGCGATATGCAGCTATCGGGGTGCCGCCCCATATGGCTTCAAAGCTTCTTCACCAAGACCCGCGGCCCCAGCTCGAAGCCACTTTTACCCCAGATTCTAGAGCATCGAGCCACTGCTAGGCCAGAGGGCTGCTCAATCTCAGGCCCCTCATTCCGATTCACCAGCCAGATGATAGAACAGGCCAAACCATGACGCTCAGACGACTCGTCTGGCCCAGAGGCCGTCTTAGTGGACTTGGCCTGGCACTCAAAAACCAGCATCATGAGCCTTTGCCATTGAGATGTGGGCGGCGAGCTTCAGACCGGCGCCATCTGGCGTCTCATAGCACAGTTTCCAACGGCCAGCGTCATTTACTACCAGATCTGATGCCACCATCTGTTTGCCCGGAACTTGGAAACCTCCTAGAGTCTATTCAGAAGCTGGACACATCCCAAATCAGCTGGGACTTTACTGCCTGGACCGACATCTTGAGCAATGAGAATTCACCCGCCCACGAAGCAGCAGTTCGAGAAGCCAGCGAGCTCCCCGCGTCAACCTTTTCAGAGATTCTGCGCAGCATCGATCCTCTGGTCTCGACAGAAGTTGACATTGCCCACGGCCTCAACCTCACCCAGGGCCATGCCCAGTTCAGCTTTCCCGGCAAACTGCTGAACCAGTTCGGCGTTCGCAAAGTCCACCATGGCATCCTCCAGGGCGTCCAAACCCTCATCACCATCCGCAGCGAAGCATCACCGCCCAACAGCTTAACAATAGCCGACTACGAAGTGGCCATGCGATGCGCCGGAGCAGCAGTCGACTACCAGCAAGTCAAAGTCTTCTGggccgccatggcagctcAGGGCCTCTCAGACTCGCGCACATCCAAGTCATGGGCCGACTTCCTCAAAGCCCGCTTCATGACCGAGCCGGAGTACTACCAGTTCGACCGCTCCAGAGTGGCTTTTCTCGCGCGCGACCTGTACAGCAACCGCAACCCCTTACCCATGGCGGTCCTCAAGCACCTGGACAACATCAGATTCAGCGTCAACGCCCTCAAAATGGAGCCCTGGAACCGAAGACCCGACGAGCTCGACGAGGACATGCGGCGCCTGCTGCGTCGCCGTCTGGGCTACAAGAGCTTCAAAAGCCACTGGATCCGCGGCCTCTACTACGGGCACGAGATGGACGAAGATTTGCTGTGCACCTCCATGGTTGCCTTTGCCAGGTCCAGCTCCCTCAACTCGATCAAAAAGATGATTTTAGAAAACTACtacggcatcatcatcacccaaAACGACACAACAGACATTCAAATCTCCGGCGGCCGCGAGATCCCACCAAACTCCCCCCTGACGCCCACGCCTCGCCTCCTCCACGCCATCGTCGAGGCCTTTGGCTCCATGTCCCACATCCTCCTCGGCACAAAGCTGCTCGACTTCGTCTCCCGCCGCTACAACATCGCCATCCCCCACGAAACCTGGTCCGCCCTCCTCAACTGGACCTACATCTCGGCCTCCAAGCCCTTCAAGCCCCTCCGCGACATCCAGACCGGCGAGCTGTCCACCTCCAGCTCCGCCGCCGACGTCCGCCACATCTGGGCCGCCATGACCTCCGAACCATACAGCATCGTCCCAACCCTGGCCGACCTCGACATCTACGTCAAGACCCTCATCAACCAGCGCTCCTTTGGCCAAGCCATCGCCACCATCCGCGCCCACGCAATCCCCCACCACGCCTCCCTCCTTTCAACCTACCACACCGCCCTCGCCGACGAGATCCTCCAGCTCGACGCCCTGGCAACCCTCTCCAAGGCCCTCTCCTCATCGCTCACCTCTCGCGCAAcctcccgccgccgccgcgcccAGCTCCTCAAGGACCACACCCACCACCTCATATCCTCCTGGCTCACCCGCCTCCTCAAGTCCGCCTCCGCCACCCGATCCGCCCGCGGGGGCTCCTTTGCGCACACCCGCATCCCCGACCTGCTCCTCGAGTTTTCCGACTTCTTCCACCCGCAGGTGCGCTACCGCACCGCCCAGGGCCACGTCGTCCTGCAGCGGCCCGACGCCGACGTCGCCAAGCGCTTCGACTGGGACAATGCCACCTGGCGGCGGACGCTGCCGCAGAAGAAGTCGGGCATCTACGCGCGGGACTTTGAAGGCTCCGACGACCCGGAGTTTCCCTGGCCGAGGgtgaaggagatgaaggtgCTGGAGTGGAAGAGAGTGCCGACAAGGAGATCCGACGTGATGCTTCGGCCGCCAAGGGAGTGGGCGAAAGAGGCGAGAGCGCAGGAGTGGTGGGATGCGCTGGAAGAGGAGTTGATGCTGTAGATTTGCTCAAAATGTGCTACAgtgtatatatacatgtatggaCATGAGTAGGTGTGTGGATGGATATAGATGGATATATTACGTGCTCATTTAGAACGACATTATCTATATAGAGTTCCAAGGCACATGTGCATATTACTAGTATATAACAATTTCATCTAAATAATCACAAACACATCAATAAACGGCTCTCTACGCCAAACGAATAAAAATAGAACCAAGAATACAACAGTTATGCAAGTCATTATTCGTGATTCATTCGATCCATCTATCCATGCCATAATAATAGTCAATATGTACAAAAGATGAAGCTAGCCCAGGGTATCTACCAGTCGTCCTTCCTCCTCCCAGCCagtgaaaaaaaataaccagTCATAAAGTCGTGTTATCCAAAAAGCTTGCCAAAAAcctaataataagaaaaaagtccATTTGTCGTTGCAGCAATCGACTAGCACCCGAATGATTatacaaagaagaatatatACAAAGGATTGTTTCCAAAGATTTGGAGAAGGAGCGAAGATTTTCAAAAACCTTTTGCAGAAAAACTCTGGGTCATGTCATGGGATGGTAGAAGCATCTTGATGGAATGTCGCTTCATCAATTTCCTATCGCAGCTTCAGCCAAAACTCCCAGCAagctggcagcagcgccgccaaTGCCCACCGCACCAAGCGCCTCGGCCCAAGGCGTCTTGCCGGCTGTCTTGTCTCTCCTGCGGTCATCGCGGCGATCACGGTAGCTGTCGTCTCGGTCTCGGTCTCGATCTCGGTCTCGGTCTCTGTCCCGGTCTCGTCGGTCACGATCACGATCTCTATCCCTGCGATGTTTGTCGCCATGTGATGGATCACTGTCTCGACGTCTCCGTTCTCTGTCATCTCGGCGCTTAAAATGGTCATCCCTGTCTCTTTCATCGCGATCTCGAGATTtctttgaagagctggagtCTCGGTGCTCACGACTTTCCTTTTCTGCTCGGGGATTCACCTCATAAGGATTAGGGCCGAACCGCACATGGTTCgtgttcttgttcttcaagATTGACTTGGGCATGGTGGAACCAGTTGGAGAagtcttgtccttttctgGCGGGCTCACAATGACGGGATaattcttattcttcttttcacccGAGTCTTTATCATCATCGTCAGAAATGTCGCTCGAGTCTTTGTCGTCCTCGGAATTCTCATCTCGACTACTCTCTGAGCCCGTTTGCTCATGCTTCTTGGCATGGTGAGAACGCTGTTTGCCTGACGTCTTATTGTTCCGAGCAGCATCATGCCGAGCAGCACGACGTTCGGCGCTTAGGCGGGCGTAGTAGGTCACTTGATCGAGAGACAGGCGGCCAAGGACGGCAACATAGCCTGGGCGAGCTTCGTATCGTACCCTAGCCAGATGAAGGGCTTCGGGGCTAACGACAGAGCGGTCGATCTTGGTCCACTCCGCGCCCATGGGGATATCCCGGCCGTAGCTATCAGGAGCCAGGCGAAGCATCGGCGCACCCCCATATGCTGGCGGAGCACTAGAGCCGTATACCTGAGGCGTTCCCTCTACATGAAGCTTGTTCTTTTGAGGAATCGGCTGAGGGGCCGTAGCCCCAGATATCTTGATCTCAGGCAGCGGCATGGCGCCAGACATCATGGGCTGGAAGGACGGAATATCGGCCTGTGTCGGAGAGCTGCTCAGGTTGAGGCCAGCCATTCCAGTACTGAGAGAGTCCAGCATGATTAATTCCTGGGTCGAGATGAAGGTGAAGGAGCCAGCAACGTTGCCACCACCCTCAGCTGGCGCCCAAGAACGGGAGTCATAAGAGAGCTCTGGCGCCAGCGAAGGGAACGGAGGTTGATCGGGCATCAATCTTTCAGTCTTCATGCTGGCAGGAGCTTTTTGGTAATCAGCGAGCGGAAAGGTCATATGGCGCCCATACTTGTGCGCAGACGCAGGGACAGAATTGCCGTCAAGTTCGAGGAGGCCTTGGACAGTAGGAGGAGCGCCGTCTTTGGCAGACAGCATGGTCTCGATCTCGTGAATGTAGGCGCGCAGAACATCCTGAGAGTGTCAGCTTCAGTACATGTTTCACCACCAGATGCCAAGACTGTACGCTACTTACCTCATGCTCGTCCAGCACCTTGGACGAGAACCCCTCCTTGACAAGCTCGCCCTGGAACCTTTTCCATAGCTTGTCGTCGCCACTTGCAGCAGACTTGCTGGTGCTATCACGACGAAAAAGCTTGCGCCCGATGGTGTCGACCTTTTCTTTGATGTAATCGAGGCTGGGCCCGCGACGGCCACTGCTTGGCGGAGCGCTGCTGGATTGCACCAGCTCCAAAAAGGCGTCAATCACAGTCTGTTGGTGGACCAGCTTGGTCTGCACAGCAGCGATGCCCTCGGCAGCACCATCGGCATACGGCCCTCCCCCTCTGCTGTTCAGATCCAGCAcgagctcgagctgcttCAGCGTCGTCTGGGAGTCCTTGATGATGGAGTTTAGCTGGTTCAAGTAGGACGACGAGTCTGCGGCGTTTAGGCGTGAGTCCGGGTCGGCAGCCTCGACGCGGAGATGGCGCAGGGCATTGTGCAGGTTGCGAACGGCCTGAGAGGCATCTGTTGAGAGCGACGGCACGGTTGACTGGGTGGTGCGCACGTGAAGGGTCCTGGCAAAggcgtcgacggcatcgatGTGTTGGACGACGGAGGTACCGCTCATAGCTATGGGGAATGGCACGATGCTTGCTCTATAGATGgtgcgatgcgatgctgctggcttGAGAAAAGAgatatataggtatatctGTATCGGCTGTGGCAAGTCAAAGTCCAAGTCGCCAAGTCTGTGGTTCAGGCAAACTTGGCGGAGGATATTTTTGTcttgggaaaaaagaaaatcacgTTGGGCCGCAGTTTTGAGACAGACGGTCGTCTGCGCTCGCGTGTGTCCGTCCTCGTGATAGGCAGGGCAGCTGTGGTTGTGACTGGCCGCTGGTTGGTCAGCAGCGGTCGATGAGTGAGCTGAGATGGCGCAGCAGAGCCTGGGCTTCGGAAGTTGTGGAGGCTCGTATAATCGAAGTACTATCTCCGGGATGGGGGTTTGGAAGCTGGACCGACGGTGGAGGAGATTTCGATCGAGATTTCGATTGAGATGAGAGGGGGAAAgtgaaggaaaagggaagaggcagaagcaaggCTCGCGGTTTTCAACGGCCAGTACCTGAGGCAGAGGCCATCACACCCAGATGGTGAACAACAGCGCTTGTACCGCTACCTGGCAAGAACCTTGCCTCTATCAAGGCTCAACTAAAACATTACATGTAAACCATCCATCCATGCTTTACTCCAATTACTCCAGCCCCTCCTTTGGTACTTGTcggccatctcagccaagCCCCAAGTCTCAGTCTCTTTACTGTAAAGCACCCCTACATTAGAACATGCACGGGATGGGCTGCCGATCCAAGCAACCCATAGACTCTGTCGACCCGGACACGAGCCAAATTCAGGGAAAACACAAAAGAGACGGCACGAACATGTGACTTCACCACGGGCTGTGACGTCGTTGCACCAGCCCCGCCAGAAACCTGGTGTGGGGGAAATCTGTTAGTGCCACAGAGCGACGGTGGTACAGCATTAACAGAGCACGAGAGAGAGTCACAGCGTGAACTGGACGGGTGGCCACAGACCAGGGGGGCGCTGTTCTGGAGCctggaggcgctggaggcCAATCCCGACCCCTGCGGCGGCGACCCAGCCCAGCAGGATTTCCAGCAATGCACATCATAGCTCGATTGAAGCAGCCATAATCTGGTTGATGCTGAGACAGGCACGGGTACAGGTACCGTGTCGCTACCAGACTCTGCCTCCTCGCAGCAACTGCCACTGCGCTAAAGCATCAGTGCTATGGAGCGCTAGTACCTGGGAACAGAACAGCCCCAGAAACAGCCCTAGAAGGCGTCGGTATTCCTCCCAGTTAGCGGCAGCGCCAGTGCCTGGAGCTTCCATCAACCACTGACGCCAAAAGCTACATGTCCACGGAGCCACGGGCGTCTTAGTGCAGTACAGCGCGACTATCAGTTGGCCTTGGGGAAAGCCTGACGCAACAGCCGGCCCCGTTGGTTCCGATCTGCCCTTTTAGCATCTCCATGTAGTCATTTGGTGACGGGCTTGGAGCTACGTCAAGATTGCATCTGCCTGACGGTACCTGCCGGTATCGACacattggcagcagcagtcatCACTTGTCAAACCTCCAtgtctcgtctctcgtctcttcacaagtaatataaaaatttctCTTCGTGTTTTGCCATTTGCCACCCCTCGTATCCATCTCGCTATAAGCCGGCCTTCTCGAAGCGTCCAGAACACGAACCCTCTGAACCCTGcatttttgactttttttaaGGTTAATCGACCGCGGCCAACGTACATATGCACGGCACGGCGCATGTCTCGTCTCGTTCTCAGCGAGGCTGTGCCGCTGCGAACAAACTCCACTGCATCCAACGTTTCTACTACTACTAATCTGGTACTAACTCGATCGCTGAAACCGAAACCTGCATGTACTGCCACTCGCCTTCATGTGTAGTGGCAAACGCCTAGGGCTAGGGGTGAGATAAAGCGCAAGGCAAAtgcggagatggagagattgagattgaCGCCGCGGATTGCATGTCTAGATACCAGCACATGTATTTCCTGTTTATTGAAAAGATGCATGCGCGTTACATTGCAGGTTCAGCTCGTCGTCTGTCGCTTGCCGCCTCCAATAAAATTCATGGACTGTGCAACTCTGCACAGAGTCTCTTCCGCCTACGATCGACATGAGCTCGAGCTTCACCACCAGCGTAATATCCCCTCTACTCACAATCCTCTGACAGCCCTGcatttctttgctctctcATTCGTCCGAGTCTGCTGTCCAGCTAACTGCATCCTCCTAGCAAGTTCTAGCTACACTACATGCAAGACCCTCAGCTCACCACCAAAGccccagctcagctcgcAAAAGGGGCTTTTGCTTACTACCATCATGTAATAGAatctgctgcagagcctcaCAGAACGATTCCTCCACTAATCACATGCTCATCCATCTATCCCGCACAACCACATCTCAGGTATGGATACACTGGTTGACTGGCTGGATGTCATACATGCTTGCTCGGCCTACTTTTGACTCCAATCATTCACCCTtgtcagcagcagcatgtggtcattgccatcatcttctttttctttgtcaaTTAGCCCGCAGGCATGGATTGCTATGTGCCTCTTTTTCCAAAAACTAACTCAATACAAACACCctcggcatcatcatatTTGTTATGTACAAAACCGGCAATCACCACCT from Trichoderma atroviride chromosome 3, complete sequence encodes the following:
- a CDS encoding uncharacterized protein (EggNog:ENOG41); amino-acid sequence: MTLRRLVWPRGRLSGLGLALKNQHHEPLPLRCGRRASDRRHLASHSTVSNGQRHLLPDLMPPSVCPELGNLLESIQKLDTSQISWDFTAWTDILSNENSPAHEAAVREASELPASTFSEILRSIDPLVSTEVDIAHGLNLTQGHAQFSFPGKLLNQFGVRKVHHGILQGVQTLITIRSEASPPNSLTIADYEVAMRCAGAAVDYQQVKVFWAAMAAQGLSDSRTSKSWADFLKARFMTEPEYYQFDRSRVAFLARDLYSNRNPLPMAVLKHLDNIRFSVNALKMEPWNRRPDELDEDMRRLLRRRLGYKSFKSHWIRGLYYGHEMDEDLLCTSMVAFARSSSLNSIKKMILENYYGIIITQNDTTDIQISGGREIPPNSPLTPTPRLLHAIVEAFGSMSHILLGTKLLDFVSRRYNIAIPHETWSALLNWTYISASKPFKPLRDIQTGELSTSSSAADVRHIWAAMTSEPYSIVPTLADLDIYVKTLINQRSFGQAIATIRAHAIPHHASLLSTYHTALADEILQLDALATLSKALSSSLTSRATSRRRRAQLLKDHTHHLISSWLTRLLKSASATRSARGGSFAHTRIPDLLLEFSDFFHPQVRYRTAQGHVVLQRPDADVAKRFDWDNATWRRTLPQKKSGIYARDFEGSDDPEFPWPRVKEMKVLEWKRVPTRRSDVMLRPPREWAKEARAQEWWDALEEELML
- a CDS encoding uncharacterized protein (EggNog:ENOG41), which codes for MSGTSVVQHIDAVDAFARTLHVRTTQSTVPSLSTDASQAVRNLHNALRHLRVEAADPDSRLNAADSSSYLNQLNSIIKDSQTTLKQLELVLDLNSRGGGPYADGAAEGIAAVQTKLVHQQTVIDAFLELVQSSSAPPSSGRRGPSLDYIKEKVDTIGRKLFRRDSTSKSAASGDDKLWKRFQGELVKEGFSSKVLDEHEDVLRAYIHEIETMLSAKDGAPPTVQGLLELDGNSVPASAHKYGRHMTFPLADYQKAPASMKTERLMPDQPPFPSLAPELSYDSRSWAPAEGGGNVAGSFTFISTQELIMLDSLSTGMAGLNLSSSPTQADIPSFQPMMSGAMPLPEIKISGATAPQPIPQKNKLHVEGTPQVYGSSAPPAYGGAPMLRLAPDSYGRDIPMGAEWTKIDRSVVSPEALHLARVRYEARPGYVAVLGRLSLDQVTYYARLSAERRAARHDAARNNKTSGKQRSHHAKKHEQTGSESSRDENSEDDKDSSDISDDDDKDSGEKKNKNYPVIVSPPEKDKTSPTGSTMPKSILKNKNTNHVRFGPNPYEVNPRAEKESREHRDSSSSKKSRDRDERDRDDHFKRRDDRERRRRDSDPSHGDKHRRDRDRDRDRRDRDRDRDRDRDRDRDDSYRDRRDDRRRDKTAGKTPWAEALGAVGIGGAAASLLGVLAEAAIGN